One segment of Spiroplasma cantharicola DNA contains the following:
- a CDS encoding S1 RNA-binding domain-containing protein, translating to MGTIVNITITKIVDFGAFCDAEIDGKIYKGLIHISEIADAYVTNVADYVTVGQQMDGYVISVDESKDQAKLSLKRVSK from the coding sequence ATGGGTACAATTGTAAATATTACTATTACTAAAATTGTTGATTTCGGAGCATTCTGTGATGCTGAAATCGATGGTAAAATCTACAAAGGTCTTATTCATATTTCAGAAATTGCTGACGCTTACGTAACAAACGTAGCTGACTATGTAACAGTAGGTCAACAAATGGATGGATATGTTATTTCAGTAGATGAAAGCAAAGACCAAGCTAAGTTATCATTAAAAAGAGTTTCAAAATAA
- a CDS encoding glycoside hydrolase family 1 protein: MKLKKNKFPNDFLWGASISAFQAEGAYNEDGKGMSVQDIKKYGEDVSDFKVASDFYHKYKEDIALFKEMGLKSFRFSIAWSRIIPSGDGEINEKGLQFYENLIDELIKNDIEPIPTLYHFDLPLSLQERGGWNNRELTVNAYLKYAKALFKRFANKVKYWITFNEQNVMIMIGSKVSILNGSHSSLNEKELYQQSHNMFIAQALAVNLLKKYNKESKIGPALNNVCIYPNSKKPEDYLSAQNASIMRNWYYLDAIVRGIYNPIVKKYFLDNDLMPEILETDLDILKKGKPDFLSINYYTSGTVMENQEDTDKEIKIDQQTMFDINGLFSYSKNEYLGKTEYGWPLDPVGLRITLREMYERYQLPLMISENGIGLSETLENETVNDEIRIEYYYKHIEQLQLAISEGIEIIAYNPWSAIDLVSSHQGFKKRYGFIYIDRAENDIKSLKRYKKKSFYWYQNLISKNGDIF; the protein is encoded by the coding sequence ATGAAATTAAAGAAAAATAAGTTTCCAAATGACTTTTTATGAGGAGCTTCAATCTCAGCATTTCAAGCTGAAGGAGCATATAATGAAGATGGTAAAGGAATGTCTGTTCAAGATATTAAAAAGTATGGAGAAGATGTCAGTGATTTTAAAGTTGCATCGGATTTTTATCATAAATATAAAGAAGATATTGCTTTATTTAAAGAAATGGGCTTAAAATCTTTTAGATTTTCAATTGCTTGATCAAGAATAATTCCTTCAGGAGATGGTGAAATCAATGAAAAAGGGCTTCAATTTTATGAAAATTTAATTGATGAGCTTATTAAAAATGATATTGAACCAATTCCAACTTTGTATCATTTTGATTTGCCTCTTTCATTGCAAGAAAGAGGAGGATGAAATAATAGAGAATTGACAGTAAATGCCTATTTAAAATACGCAAAAGCCTTATTTAAAAGATTTGCAAATAAAGTGAAATATTGAATAACTTTTAATGAACAAAATGTAATGATTATGATTGGGAGTAAAGTATCCATTTTAAATGGCTCACATTCTTCTCTAAATGAAAAGGAATTATATCAGCAATCTCATAATATGTTTATTGCTCAGGCACTTGCAGTTAATTTATTAAAAAAATATAATAAAGAATCAAAAATAGGGCCTGCTTTAAATAATGTATGTATTTATCCCAATTCAAAAAAACCAGAAGATTATTTAAGTGCTCAAAATGCAAGTATTATGAGAAATTGATACTATTTGGATGCCATTGTAAGGGGTATATATAATCCAATAGTTAAAAAGTACTTTTTAGATAATGACCTTATGCCAGAAATATTAGAAACTGACTTAGATATTCTTAAAAAAGGTAAACCCGATTTCTTGTCAATTAACTACTACACCTCAGGAACAGTAATGGAAAATCAAGAAGATACTGATAAAGAAATTAAAATAGACCAACAAACAATGTTTGATATTAATGGTTTATTTAGTTATTCAAAAAATGAGTATCTTGGTAAAACCGAATATGGTTGACCATTGGATCCAGTGGGTTTAAGAATTACTTTGAGAGAAATGTATGAAAGATATCAATTACCTTTAATGATCTCTGAAAATGGAATAGGTTTGTCAGAAACACTTGAAAATGAGACTGTAAATGATGAAATTAGAATTGAATACTATTATAAACATATTGAACAGTTGCAATTAGCTATTTCTGAAGGAATTGAAATAATTGCATATAATCCGTGAAGTGCTATTGATTTAGTATCATCGCATCAAGGTTTTAAAAAGCGTTATGGCTTTATATATATTGATAGAGCAGAAAATGATATAAAAAGTTTAAAAAGATATAAGAAAAAATCATTTTATTGATATCAGAACTTAATTTCAAAAAATGGGGACATTTTTTAG
- a CDS encoding PTS sugar transporter subunit IIB, giving the protein MKEIKGLILCSGGYSSSIISKRLNELGEEYNLKFDEGGFGKDNILELANKYDLILFAPHLSMHFDDFEDALEDKKVPLIQIQSKEYASSNVEILFERILRILGL; this is encoded by the coding sequence TTGAAAGAAATAAAAGGTTTAATATTATGTTCAGGTGGTTATAGTAGTTCAATAATTTCTAAAAGATTAAATGAATTAGGAGAAGAGTATAATTTAAAATTTGATGAAGGTGGATTTGGAAAAGATAACATACTTGAGTTAGCAAATAAGTATGATTTAATTCTATTTGCACCTCATTTGAGTATGCATTTTGATGACTTTGAAGATGCTTTAGAAGATAAAAAAGTTCCCTTAATTCAAATACAATCTAAAGAATATGCATCATCAAACGTAGAAATATTGTTTGAGCGAATTTTAAGGATTTTAGGTTTATAA
- a CDS encoding dual specificity protein phosphatase family protein, whose translation MSKKIIENLYLGDMHSVPNDAQLVLSCAQEIFLEQNPKKDEIKLVDEKNNRILYNFEDYPNFQDMDETLILDAIKQIENNIKDKKIYIHCIWGVNRSASIVFMYLVRNKIIEASSYLEAQKKYWKIYPNHSPNPGWKKFLEVNFPYNF comes from the coding sequence ATGAGTAAAAAAATAATAGAAAATTTATATCTTGGAGATATGCACAGTGTTCCGAATGATGCACAATTAGTTTTGAGTTGTGCTCAGGAAATCTTTCTTGAGCAAAATCCCAAAAAGGATGAAATTAAATTAGTTGATGAAAAAAATAATAGAATTTTATATAATTTTGAAGATTATCCTAATTTTCAAGATATGGATGAAACACTAATTTTGGATGCCATAAAACAAATTGAAAATAATATTAAAGATAAAAAAATTTATATTCATTGTATTTGAGGTGTTAACAGAAGTGCAAGTATAGTTTTTATGTATTTAGTAAGAAATAAAATTATAGAAGCTAGCTCTTATCTTGAAGCTCAAAAGAAATATTGAAAAATTTATCCTAATCATTCACCAAATCCTGGTTGAAAAAAATTTTTAGAAGTTAATTTCCCATATAATTTTTAA
- a CDS encoding MupG family TIM beta-alpha barrel fold protein: MFKKQLGISIYPEHFSKKETIDYLNKCYKKGINNLFMSIIHFNKKEKDEILELYKYICVNANKIGFYIILDINDNALNLLELSINELNFFKKIGVSCVRLDSPLLPKEVADLTFNESDLDIQLNISNNDNFINNVLDYKPKRQNLFGCHNFYPLKNSGLSFNFFWKTTKRFVDLGIHSSAFVGSNFGNKGPQNYDVDNLVTIEKTRNLPIRSQAKFLFATGLISTVIVGNQAMSEEEIINFAEVNKIDKFEFDIKLDKNLLVIEKKILDYENHFWRGDLNEDFVRSTFTRVDFKDEIKTNNIKIKLNRGDVCIINKNNSHYQRELIIILKDNYTQLGNTANYIGSIKDYDLLLLSILQGWDKFKFRGV, translated from the coding sequence ATGTTTAAAAAACAATTAGGAATATCAATATATCCTGAACATTTTTCCAAAAAAGAAACAATTGATTATTTAAATAAATGTTATAAAAAAGGAATTAATAATTTATTTATGTCAATTATTCATTTTAATAAAAAGGAAAAAGATGAGATTTTAGAGTTATATAAATATATATGCGTTAATGCTAATAAGATTGGTTTTTATATTATTTTAGATATTAATGATAATGCTTTAAATTTATTAGAACTTTCAATAAATGAACTTAATTTCTTTAAAAAAATTGGTGTATCTTGTGTGAGATTAGATTCTCCACTTTTACCAAAAGAGGTAGCTGATTTAACATTTAATGAATCAGATTTAGATATTCAATTAAATATAAGTAATAATGATAATTTTATTAATAATGTTTTGGATTATAAACCTAAGAGGCAAAATTTGTTTGGTTGTCATAATTTTTATCCTTTAAAAAATAGTGGATTATCATTTAATTTTTTTTGAAAAACAACAAAACGCTTTGTAGATTTAGGGATACATTCTTCCGCATTTGTAGGTTCTAATTTTGGAAATAAAGGTCCGCAAAATTATGATGTAGATAATTTAGTAACAATTGAAAAAACTAGAAATTTACCAATAAGAAGTCAAGCAAAATTTCTTTTTGCAACTGGTCTTATCTCAACAGTGATAGTTGGTAATCAAGCTATGAGCGAAGAAGAAATAATTAATTTTGCAGAAGTAAATAAAATAGATAAGTTTGAGTTTGATATTAAATTAGATAAAAATCTATTAGTAATTGAGAAAAAAATTTTAGACTATGAAAATCATTTTTGAAGAGGAGATTTAAATGAAGATTTTGTTAGATCAACTTTTACTAGAGTTGATTTCAAAGATGAAATAAAGACAAATAATATTAAAATTAAATTAAATAGAGGAGATGTATGCATTATTAATAAAAACAATTCTCATTATCAAAGAGAATTAATAATAATACTTAAAGATAATTACACTCAATTAGGAAATACAGCAAATTATATCGGTTCAATTAAGGATTATGATTTACTTCTCTTGAGTATATTACAAGGTTGAGATAAGTTTAAATTTAGGGGAGTTTAA
- a CDS encoding PTS lactose/cellobiose transporter subunit IIA: MEEKTIEISMELIGISGEAKGIAFLALKNAKSGCIVKAEELAIKAKSKLNEAHRLHAQIISREAQGESWDIKTLFIHSQDHFSNALVILELLDYIIDLYKGKK, translated from the coding sequence ATGGAAGAAAAAACAATAGAAATAAGTATGGAATTAATTGGTATTTCTGGTGAGGCAAAAGGAATAGCATTTCTAGCTCTTAAAAATGCAAAGAGTGGTTGCATAGTTAAAGCTGAGGAATTGGCTATTAAGGCAAAATCAAAATTAAATGAAGCTCATAGATTACATGCTCAAATAATCTCAAGAGAAGCTCAAGGAGAAAGCTGAGATATAAAAACTCTTTTTATTCATTCACAAGACCATTTTTCTAATGCTCTTGTTATTTTAGAACTTTTAGACTATATAATTGATTTATATAAAGGCAAAAAGTAA
- a CDS encoding PTS sugar transporter subunit IIC gives MKKEEKNLEIKKFKDLQKKELVDLKIEKKDKLKDKQLLKFEKELVIEQYKSQYSIIKATHNLELKALKNPEKYKKVQEQKAVELKIIEVQNNYFQDINKQKRKYKKTIKNLTKDEKKLELIELKKFNAKRKEQLREEVEQLKNSCKINSMRYFKNTTTTSAKNIHGKVMPFLGKVASQKHLMAIRNAFSSLIPFIMIASFITVIRSIPTDFDPNSDHAYLYTYFPKVLDHALVVISGLTMGIMALALSVAIGVNLGKSYGEASLMSGIMGMLGFILWVKPEVLAEGGGTALPLADLGSQGLFVSMITSMIMVELYRIFKKYRITIRLPKSVPPAVSNSFIAIIPAIIYATFVILIGYIANVDLITGINNILKPLASLVNDNFGAVIMIIFFNSLFWWFGIHGSAITGIITYPIWYPAIAQNSEWWNNGMIGDVPNKFVEQYYQWTIWIGGSGSTIGLAICGMFFSKSKQNKAMGKACFVPAVFNISEPMMFGFPVVLNIYLFIPFMIAPMICAIVSLILVNLFSIHWVAVAPWSLPGPIGAFLSSGNSIFAVATSLICTGVATLVWFPFYKAWDKQILKEEQAYIQKEAEKIGKTVHEYMKMIALEEINKKQNKDRKFEKKG, from the coding sequence ATGAAAAAAGAAGAAAAGAATTTAGAAATTAAAAAGTTTAAAGACTTACAAAAAAAAGAATTAGTGGATTTAAAAATTGAAAAAAAAGATAAATTAAAAGATAAGCAATTATTAAAATTTGAAAAAGAATTAGTAATTGAACAATACAAGTCTCAATATTCAATTATTAAAGCTACTCATAATTTAGAATTAAAAGCTTTAAAAAATCCTGAAAAATATAAAAAAGTTCAAGAACAAAAAGCTGTTGAACTAAAAATTATTGAAGTACAAAATAATTATTTTCAAGATATAAATAAGCAAAAAAGAAAATATAAAAAGACAATTAAAAACTTAACAAAAGATGAAAAAAAATTAGAATTGATTGAATTAAAGAAATTTAATGCTAAAAGAAAAGAGCAACTTAGAGAAGAAGTTGAGCAACTAAAAAATAGTTGTAAAATTAACTCAATGAGGTATTTTAAAAATACTACTACAACAAGTGCAAAAAATATTCATGGTAAAGTAATGCCATTTTTGGGTAAAGTTGCTAGTCAAAAACATTTAATGGCAATTAGAAATGCTTTTAGTTCTCTAATTCCATTTATTATGATTGCTTCTTTTATTACTGTTATTAGAAGTATTCCCACAGATTTTGATCCAAATTCAGATCATGCATATTTATATACATATTTTCCAAAAGTATTAGATCATGCATTGGTTGTAATCTCTGGATTAACAATGGGGATTATGGCTCTTGCACTATCAGTTGCCATTGGAGTAAACTTAGGTAAAAGTTATGGTGAGGCTTCATTAATGTCTGGAATTATGGGTATGCTTGGATTTATTCTCTGAGTGAAACCAGAAGTACTGGCGGAAGGGGGTGGAACTGCACTACCTTTAGCAGATTTAGGAAGTCAGGGTTTATTTGTATCAATGATAACTTCAATGATTATGGTTGAGTTATATCGAATATTTAAAAAATATCGAATTACTATTAGATTACCAAAAAGTGTTCCACCAGCTGTAAGTAATTCATTCATTGCAATTATTCCAGCAATTATTTACGCAACTTTTGTAATATTAATTGGCTATATCGCAAATGTGGATTTAATTACAGGAATAAATAATATTTTAAAACCCTTAGCTTCATTAGTAAATGATAATTTTGGAGCTGTAATAATGATTATCTTCTTTAATTCCTTATTTTGATGATTTGGAATTCATGGAAGCGCAATAACAGGAATTATAACTTATCCGATATGATATCCTGCAATTGCTCAGAATTCTGAATGATGAAATAATGGAATGATTGGAGATGTACCAAATAAATTTGTAGAACAATATTATCAATGAACTATTTGAATTGGAGGATCAGGGTCTACAATTGGCTTGGCAATTTGTGGTATGTTTTTTTCTAAATCAAAGCAAAATAAAGCAATGGGAAAAGCTTGTTTTGTGCCAGCTGTTTTTAATATTTCCGAACCAATGATGTTTGGTTTTCCAGTGGTATTAAATATTTATTTATTTATTCCATTTATGATAGCTCCAATGATTTGTGCAATTGTTTCTTTAATTTTAGTCAATTTATTTAGCATCCATTGAGTTGCTGTTGCACCATGGTCCTTACCTGGTCCAATTGGAGCATTTCTTTCAAGTGGTAATAGTATATTTGCAGTTGCCACTTCATTGATATGTACTGGAGTTGCTACATTAGTATGATTTCCATTTTATAAAGCTTGAGATAAACAAATCTTAAAAGAAGAGCAGGCTTATATTCAAAAAGAAGCTGAGAAAATAGGAAAAACCGTACATGAATATATGAAAATGATTGCTTTAGAAGAAATTAATAAAAAGCAAAATAAAGATAGAAAATTCGAAAAAAAAGGTTAA
- a CDS encoding alpha-L-fucosidase, producing MKEILRVKNFKKYGLGLFIHYGLYNQLEKGEWYMKMYNLSTDDYLSLFPKLNETDLKLNIKSIVKFAKENSFKYITLTTKHHDGFALYDSNGISLYDISITKTKDILSEFINECNKANIDPYLYYATWDWSHPSYETNFDEYLEYMHSNIEYLCKKYPNVKGYWFDGNWNKKNNDWKEDRLYKIIRKYNPNAMIINNSGLLNAGKEQHPEVDSITFEQGHLKKIDYSIFSRDLAAETCQTFNDHWGYAKEDFNFKSVKELILKFLMARKQKANYLLNLSVNKKGDLINLEIETVKKFSYWVKKYGYSLIGDYELTYVLEEDFIVKKNHIYYLFAYNVTTGGHVKKIHLGGEFQEIRKYNLEKKLNIKNISYLDNSEKVDFEQKQNELLIKIKSFDYGINTIVRVIKIEEE from the coding sequence ATGAAAGAGATACTAAGAGTTAAAAATTTTAAAAAATATGGTCTTGGTTTATTTATTCATTATGGTTTGTATAATCAATTAGAAAAAGGCGAATGATATATGAAAATGTATAACCTATCAACTGATGATTATCTATCACTTTTTCCAAAACTTAATGAGACTGATTTAAAATTAAATATTAAAAGCATAGTTAAATTTGCTAAGGAGAATAGTTTTAAATATATAACTTTAACAACGAAACATCATGATGGTTTTGCATTATATGATTCAAATGGCATTAGTTTATATGACATTTCAATTACTAAAACAAAAGATATTTTGAGTGAATTTATTAATGAATGTAATAAGGCTAATATTGATCCTTATTTATATTATGCAACTTGGGATTGAAGTCACCCAAGTTATGAGACAAATTTTGATGAGTATTTAGAATATATGCATTCAAATATTGAATATTTATGTAAAAAATACCCTAATGTAAAGGGATATTGATTTGATGGTAATTGAAATAAAAAAAATAACGATTGAAAAGAAGACAGGTTATATAAAATAATTAGAAAGTATAATCCAAATGCAATGATTATAAATAATTCAGGACTTTTAAATGCTGGAAAGGAACAACATCCAGAAGTTGATTCAATTACTTTTGAACAAGGACATTTAAAAAAAATTGACTATTCAATTTTTTCAAGAGATCTTGCTGCTGAAACTTGTCAAACTTTTAATGATCACTGAGGATATGCTAAAGAAGATTTTAATTTTAAATCTGTTAAAGAATTAATTCTAAAATTTTTGATGGCTAGAAAACAAAAAGCCAATTACTTACTAAATTTATCAGTCAACAAAAAGGGAGATTTAATTAATCTAGAAATAGAGACAGTTAAAAAATTTAGCTATTGAGTTAAAAAATATGGCTATAGTTTAATTGGTGACTATGAATTAACATATGTATTAGAAGAAGATTTTATTGTTAAAAAAAATCATATTTATTATTTATTTGCCTATAATGTCACAACAGGAGGACATGTAAAAAAAATTCACTTAGGTGGAGAATTTCAAGAAATTAGAAAATACAATTTAGAAAAAAAATTAAATATTAAAAATATTTCATATTTAGATAATTCAGAAAAAGTTGACTTTGAACAAAAACAAAATGAGTTGCTAATTAAAATTAAATCATTTGATTATGGAATAAACACTATCGTGCGTGTAATTAAAATAGAGGAGGAATAA
- a CDS encoding alpha/beta hydrolase has translation MNYKKSLKKLKKYHYNWLNITLMIILFPIVIILSILCSIMFVPYLFKYTRKGKYKGIEFNTYEHLLYDLEVKKINNFNIKKEQIREFKIGATSEEISALIVKHKNSKKWVIGLHGFKRNKYMGLRGVFHLYEQGYNIICFDAFAHGSTYGKYSDFGLTNAKVLNEVITWVKNSFEVEEIGVFGTSMGATSAMFFANKYYEKNKIDWLIADCPFTQAVPQIRFFLQKYMIIPWWLMSLGINRNFRKYAKMNIKDVNLLKQDNIINDLKILFIHGKKDDFILYDNSVVLYHLKNWVEKVKLSQIKLYENAKHSSSMHKNLDDYIDTTIKFISN, from the coding sequence ATGAATTATAAAAAAAGTTTAAAAAAATTGAAAAAATATCACTATAATTGATTGAATATTACACTTATGATAATTCTTTTTCCTATTGTCATAATCTTATCAATTTTATGTTCAATTATGTTTGTACCCTATTTATTTAAATATACCCGAAAAGGAAAATATAAAGGTATAGAATTTAATACTTATGAGCATCTGCTTTATGATCTAGAAGTTAAAAAAATTAATAATTTTAATATTAAAAAGGAGCAAATTAGAGAATTTAAAATTGGAGCAACAAGTGAAGAAATAAGTGCTTTAATTGTTAAACATAAAAATTCTAAAAAATGAGTAATAGGTTTGCATGGCTTTAAAAGAAATAAATATATGGGACTAAGAGGAGTTTTTCATCTCTATGAGCAAGGTTATAATATTATCTGTTTTGATGCTTTTGCCCACGGTTCAACTTATGGCAAATATTCTGATTTTGGGCTTACAAATGCAAAGGTATTAAATGAAGTTATTACTTGAGTTAAAAATTCTTTTGAAGTAGAAGAAATCGGAGTTTTTGGAACAAGTATGGGTGCTACAAGTGCAATGTTTTTTGCAAATAAATATTATGAAAAAAATAAAATAGATTGATTAATTGCAGACTGCCCATTTACTCAAGCAGTTCCACAAATTAGATTCTTTTTACAAAAATATATGATTATACCTTGGTGACTGATGTCATTAGGTATAAATCGTAATTTCAGAAAATATGCAAAAATGAATATAAAAGATGTCAATTTATTAAAGCAAGATAACATTATAAATGATCTTAAAATTCTATTTATTCATGGAAAAAAAGACGATTTTATTTTATATGATAATTCAGTGGTTTTATATCATTTAAAAAATTGAGTTGAAAAAGTAAAATTGAGTCAAATTAAATTATATGAAAATGCAAAGCATTCAAGTTCAATGCATAAAAATTTAGATGACTATATAGACACAACTATTAAATTTATATCTAATTAA
- a CDS encoding MurR/RpiR family transcriptional regulator — translation MNKKNTLEQIKDISKYSENISFQVIANFLLEKYMVLEKYTIFDISKNTSTSPSTVTRFCKRLGLNGFKSLNISLKLENQYLQTINLKNQEFNFSSEANSIDKLADITKLSLEKTAKINRVAIMKAKEVIENSKNIFMFAKGGNIFLVHLFIDWLLRVNLRTFFSQDTDQQLAYSNIINESDCVLIISYSLSSSFFEKIITKLNQKNIRKIIITRNDVSNLISKDDIVIRIGENESIIENRQSSELTVLFILKSIFHALLNKERISKLIKSDNLI, via the coding sequence ATGAATAAGAAAAATACATTAGAACAAATTAAAGACATATCAAAATATTCTGAGAATATAAGTTTTCAAGTAATTGCTAATTTTTTGTTAGAAAAATATATGGTATTGGAAAAGTATACCATTTTTGATATTTCAAAAAATACTTCTACCAGCCCTTCAACAGTGACAAGATTTTGTAAGCGGTTAGGCTTAAATGGTTTTAAAAGTCTAAATATATCATTAAAGCTAGAAAATCAATATTTGCAAACAATTAATTTGAAAAATCAAGAGTTTAATTTTTCAAGTGAAGCAAATTCTATAGATAAACTAGCAGATATAACTAAATTGAGTTTAGAAAAGACAGCAAAAATAAATAGAGTTGCTATAATGAAAGCAAAGGAAGTTATTGAAAATTCTAAAAATATATTTATGTTTGCCAAGGGAGGCAATATATTTTTGGTTCATTTATTTATAGATTGACTTTTAAGAGTTAATCTTAGAACATTTTTTTCTCAAGACACTGATCAACAACTTGCTTACTCTAATATAATTAATGAATCAGACTGTGTTTTAATTATCAGTTATTCATTATCGAGTAGTTTTTTTGAAAAAATTATTACAAAACTTAATCAGAAAAATATTCGAAAAATAATAATAACAAGAAATGATGTTTCAAATTTAATTTCAAAAGATGATATTGTAATTAGAATTGGTGAAAATGAAAGCATTATTGAAAATAGACAATCAAGTGAATTGACAGTTTTATTTATACTCAAGTCAATTTTTCACGCTTTATTAAATAAAGAAAGAATTAGTAAGTTAATAAAGTCTGATAATCTTATTTAG